In the Lebetimonas natsushimae genome, one interval contains:
- a CDS encoding YkgJ family cysteine cluster protein: MYVNIKHLKNLKFNNCQNCTKCCENKMFAPLILEDIKKVYKFFPIFIIFIPNPKLVIPLSLNKNCPYLKDNKCSLYEHRPPACKIYPFSPWYGEVILDLSCDGIGIKGENLPLSIKEFKNSKFYDKRIVNIEEKLEKTNNWIKNQKLTYLTKINNIKIYKIKYQNEFYNNLIQSSYKNLKIFNL, from the coding sequence ACCAAATGCTGTGAAAACAAAATGTTTGCCCCTTTAATTTTAGAAGATATTAAAAAAGTATATAAATTTTTTCCAATTTTTATAATATTTATACCAAACCCAAAACTGGTAATTCCGCTTTCACTAAATAAAAACTGCCCTTATCTTAAAGACAATAAATGCTCACTTTATGAACATAGACCTCCGGCATGCAAAATATATCCTTTCAGTCCATGGTACGGAGAAGTTATTTTAGATTTATCCTGTGACGGAATTGGAATTAAAGGGGAAAATCTGCCTCTTAGCATTAAAGAATTTAAAAATTCAAAATTTTATGATAAAAGAATAGTAAACATAGAAGAAAAATTAGAAAAAACAAATAATTGGATTAAAAATCAAAAATTAACATATTTGACAAAAATAAACAATATTAAAATATATAAAATTAAATATCAAAATGAATTTTATAATAACTTAATTCAATCTTCTTATAAAAATTTAAAAATTTTTAATTTGTAA